One window of the Suricata suricatta isolate VVHF042 chromosome 7, meerkat_22Aug2017_6uvM2_HiC, whole genome shotgun sequence genome contains the following:
- the ZBTB2 gene encoding zinc finger and BTB domain-containing protein 2 isoform X2 codes for MYTGKMAPQLIDPVRLEQGIKFLHAYPLIQEASLASQGAFSHPDQVFPLASSLYGIQIADHQLRQATKVAAAPEKLGREPRPQTSRMSQEQVPEAPPLSNLAPANRTHLTPADPLQTSLSPELVSTPVPPPPPGEETNLEASSSDEQPASLTIAHVKPSIMKRNGSFPKYYACHLCGRRFTLRSSLREHLQIHTGVPFPASQPGESRVPLSLCSNAGDLGKDALEAPEAGMMSDSELQHISDSPVIDGQQHSETPPPSDIADIDNLEQADQEREVKRRKYECTICGRKFIQKSHWREHMYIHTGKPFKCSTCDKSFCRANQAARHVCLNQSIDTYTMVDKQTLELCTFEEGSQMDNMLVQTNKPYKCNLCDKTFSTPSEVVKHSCQTQNSDVFALDEGRSILLGSGDAEVTEPDHPVLASIKKEQETVLLD; via the coding sequence ATGTACACTGGAAAGATGGCCCCCCAGCTGATCGATCCTGTCCGGCTGGAACAGGGGATCAAGTTCCTGCACGCTTACCCGCTGATCCAGGAAGCCAGCCTGGCCAGCCAAGGAGCCTTTTCTCATCCCGACCAAGTTTTCCCGCTGGCCTCTTCCCTATACGGCATTCAGATCGCGGATCATCAGCTGAGGCAGGCCACCAAGGTCGCGGCGGCCCCCGAGAAGCTGGGGCGGGAGCCGCGGCCGCAGACGTCCAGGATGAGCCAGGAGCAGGTGCCCGAGGCCCCGCCGCTGTCCAACCTGGCGCCGGCGAATCGGACACATCTGACCCCCGCTGACCCGCTGCAGACCTCGCTGTCACCGGAACTCGTTTCCACTCCcgtgcctcccccgccccccggggaGGAGACCAATCTGGAAGCCTCCTCCTCCGACGAGCAGCCCGCGTCGCTGACCATAGCCCACGTCAAGCCGAGCATCATGAAGAGGAACGGGAGCTTCCCCAAGTACTACGCCTGCCACCTGTGCGGGCGGCGCTTCACCCTGCGCAGCAGTCTGCGGGAACACCTCCAGATCCACACCGGGGTGCCCTTCCCGGCCAGCCAGCCGGGAGAAAGCCGCGTGCCGCTGTCCCTCTGCAGCAACGCAGGCGACCTGGGAAAAGACGCCCTGGAGGCGCCTGAGGCCGGGATGATGAGCGACAGCGAGCTGCAGCACATCTCCGACTCCCCGGTCATCGACGGGCAGCAGCACTCGGAGACGCCCCCGCCCTCGGACATCGCGGACATCGACAACCTGGAGCAGGCGGACCAGGAGCGGGAGGTCAAGAGGCGCAAGTACGAGTGCACCATCTGCGGCCGCAAGTTCATCCAGAAGAGCCACTGGCGGGagcacatgtacatacacaccgGGAAGCCTTTCAAATGCAGCACTTGTGACAAGAGTTTTTGCAGGGCCAACCAGGCCGCCCGGCACGTGTGCCTCAATCAGAGCATCGACACCTACACCATGGTGGACAAACAGACTCTGGAGCTCTGCACGTTCGAGGAGGGCAGTCAGATGGACAACATGTTGGTACAAACCAACAAACCCTACAAATGCAACTTGTGTGACAAAACGTTCTCGACTCCCAGTGAGGTTGTGAAACATTCGTGCCAAACCCAGAACTCGGACGTTTTCGCCCTGGATGAGGGGCGGTCCATCCTCCTGGGCAGTGGGGACGCAGAAGTGACGGAACCCGACCACCCAGTGTTAGCGTCCATcaaaaaggaacaggaaacagTGTTGTTAGACTGA